A genome region from Roseofilum reptotaenium CS-1145 includes the following:
- a CDS encoding ABC transporter substrate-binding protein, with the protein MLDRRQFLHLTRLFSTSIGMSIAVSSCDRIFHPQASQPSDNDRVKIGYIPITDASPLLAAYDKGFYRSEGLEVSPPQQYYSWDAISQAFINREVNVVHLLMPTTVWIRYGLNVPGKVVAWNHTNGSAITVLPNIDRPSQLGGQTIAIPSWYSIHNIVLQLLLRQYGLEPIVQPTDINLQSNQVQLAVLSPLDMLSALSKGDISGYIIAEPYNLAAETTGAGKLLRLTGDIWKDHACCVVFMHEDDIRDRPEWTQKVVNAIVRSQQWSRSNRLELAHLLSLDGSKYMPYPASVLERVLTSYDSDYYTRTGAMIHPEWRSQRIDFQPYPFPSYTRSLVEQLKKTLIQDNISFLEQLSADFVVEDLVDDSFVKQALMKVGGPQVFGLSLDLSRTEEVHI; encoded by the coding sequence ATGTTAGATCGCCGTCAGTTTCTCCACTTAACCCGTTTGTTTTCTACATCAATCGGTATGTCGATCGCCGTTTCTAGTTGCGATCGCATCTTTCATCCCCAAGCATCCCAACCATCAGACAATGATCGGGTTAAAATTGGTTATATTCCCATTACGGATGCTTCCCCATTACTGGCTGCCTACGACAAAGGCTTTTATCGTTCCGAAGGTCTCGAAGTCTCCCCTCCCCAACAGTATTACTCTTGGGATGCCATCTCTCAAGCCTTCATCAACCGAGAGGTGAACGTTGTTCACTTATTAATGCCCACAACAGTGTGGATACGCTACGGTCTCAACGTTCCCGGAAAAGTCGTTGCTTGGAACCATACGAACGGTTCGGCGATTACCGTCTTGCCCAACATCGATCGCCCAAGTCAGTTAGGCGGGCAAACCATTGCCATTCCCTCTTGGTACTCTATCCACAATATTGTCCTGCAACTTCTCTTGCGCCAATATGGTTTAGAACCCATCGTGCAACCGACAGATATAAACTTGCAATCCAACCAAGTACAGTTGGCAGTATTATCCCCTCTAGATATGCTTTCTGCCCTCTCTAAGGGTGATATTTCTGGGTATATTATTGCCGAACCCTATAACTTGGCGGCGGAGACAACAGGAGCTGGCAAGCTCTTACGCCTTACTGGAGATATTTGGAAAGATCATGCCTGCTGTGTGGTTTTTATGCATGAAGATGACATTCGCGATCGCCCTGAATGGACACAAAAAGTGGTTAATGCTATTGTGAGGTCACAACAATGGTCTCGGTCAAATCGTTTAGAACTGGCGCATCTTCTTTCTCTCGACGGAAGTAAATATATGCCCTATCCTGCATCCGTTCTAGAACGAGTTTTGACCTCCTACGATAGCGATTACTACACTCGCACAGGAGCGATGATTCATCCAGAGTGGCGATCGCAGCGTATCGATTTTCAACCTTATCCCTTTCCATCGTATACGCGATCGTTGGTCGAGCAGCTCAAAAAAACATTGATTCAAGATAACATTTCTTTTCTAGAACAATTGTCTGCTGATTTTGTTGTCGAAGATCTCGTCGATGATTCTTTCGTTAAGCAAGCCTTAATGAAAGTAGGCGGACCACAAGTCTTTGGTCTATCTTTAGATTTATCTCGTACTGAAGAAGTCCATATTTAA
- a CDS encoding alpha/beta hydrolase: MDRVSINALGRFRQSAIATLLGTAASAASIVCFAPTAQAADTIIFKYKSEQITLEVRELRDFARTGEIPSDLRRFLDDTDQVPSEVQDVLNLSIRVNPNFFRDLINTSTGEFVVLKLDEAIASSASRQDLDAVKNTLLEAVEDDGELSIIGLLERYPIETITVDITNLEPVYLQAKALVERIIPALEVAKRFLQDIVCECEENSNLPTTEGLSASASSSNSCKPSTYTAEVTEEGIVIKDIADDSIVLESVSFTNLSRLSASVE, from the coding sequence ATGGATAGAGTTAGCATCAATGCCCTAGGTCGTTTTCGCCAAAGCGCGATCGCCACTCTTTTGGGAACCGCAGCCAGTGCAGCCAGTATCGTCTGTTTCGCTCCTACTGCCCAGGCTGCTGATACGATCATTTTCAAATATAAATCGGAGCAAATCACCCTTGAAGTTCGTGAACTGAGAGACTTTGCCCGCACCGGTGAGATTCCCTCTGACTTACGGCGCTTCTTAGACGATACAGATCAAGTGCCATCGGAAGTCCAAGATGTCCTCAATTTATCGATTCGGGTGAATCCTAACTTCTTCCGAGACCTGATCAACACCTCCACAGGGGAATTTGTGGTTCTGAAATTAGATGAGGCGATCGCCTCATCTGCCAGTCGCCAAGACTTAGACGCAGTTAAAAATACTCTCCTAGAAGCGGTAGAAGACGATGGGGAACTCTCCATTATCGGCTTACTCGAACGTTATCCCATCGAAACGATTACCGTAGATATTACCAATTTAGAGCCGGTTTATTTACAAGCGAAAGCCCTGGTCGAGCGCATTATTCCTGCTTTAGAAGTGGCCAAACGCTTCCTTCAGGATATCGTCTGTGAATGCGAAGAAAACAGTAATCTGCCCACAACTGAGGGACTTTCTGCTTCTGCGTCCTCCAGCAATAGCTGCAAACCTAGCACCTATACGGCAGAAGTCACAGAAGAAGGTATCGTCATTAAAGATATTGCCGATGACTCCATTGTGTTAGAGTCAGTCAGCTTTACAAACCTTTCTCGTCTCAGCGCCAGCGTTGAGTAA
- the psbP gene encoding photosystem II reaction center PsbP, with translation MFKRLAIATLMALTFMLTSCVGATSGLQQYVNATKGYEFLYPNGWVPVKVSGGPDVVFHDLVERTENLSVIINPVEGDQGLSDLGTPTEVGYELSKTAIAPERTGRSAELVNAGSKTLGDQLYYLLEYEVNTPDQPMRHNLTSVAVSRGKLLTFSLSTTEKRWQKLHTLFEQVVQSFNVY, from the coding sequence ATGTTCAAACGCCTAGCGATCGCCACTCTGATGGCATTAACGTTTATGTTGACCAGTTGTGTTGGAGCCACCAGTGGACTGCAACAGTATGTCAATGCTACCAAAGGATACGAATTTTTATACCCCAATGGTTGGGTTCCCGTGAAAGTCAGTGGGGGGCCGGATGTCGTCTTCCACGACTTAGTGGAGAGAACAGAAAATTTATCGGTCATTATTAACCCAGTGGAGGGAGACCAAGGGTTAAGCGATTTAGGAACACCGACAGAAGTGGGATATGAACTCTCAAAAACGGCGATCGCTCCTGAAAGAACAGGACGCAGTGCAGAACTGGTGAATGCCGGTTCTAAGACTCTTGGCGATCAGCTCTATTACTTATTAGAATACGAAGTCAATACCCCCGATCAACCCATGCGCCATAATCTCACCAGTGTGGCGGTGAGTCGCGGAAAATTGCTCACGTTTAGTTTATCAACGACCGAAAAACGTTGGCAAAAACTCCATACTCTCTTTGAACAAGTCGTTCAATCATTTAACGTTTATTAA
- a CDS encoding Maf family protein, producing the protein MTIPPLVLASASPARLRLLQQAGIFPQVHPSHFDESQVQSSDPEILVKALAQRKAETIAPEYEKGDRLPLILGCDSVLAINNQIYGKPASAAEAMTRWQEMRGQQGSLYTGYALLDLQQKNSVITAEVTTVHFAWVSDRALRAYIATKEPLNCAGAFAIEGKGGLFVERIEGCHMNVIGLSLPCLRSMVDQLGYDITQWWEPSTH; encoded by the coding sequence ATGACCATTCCTCCCTTGGTCTTAGCTTCTGCGTCCCCAGCTCGGTTGCGCTTACTCCAACAAGCGGGAATTTTTCCCCAAGTGCATCCGAGCCATTTTGATGAGTCCCAAGTGCAAAGCTCAGACCCAGAAATCTTAGTAAAAGCCTTAGCCCAACGCAAGGCAGAAACGATCGCCCCAGAGTATGAAAAAGGCGATCGTTTGCCCCTGATTTTAGGCTGTGATTCTGTCTTAGCCATCAACAATCAAATCTATGGTAAACCGGCGAGTGCAGCCGAAGCGATGACTCGCTGGCAGGAAATGCGCGGTCAACAAGGATCTTTATATACGGGCTATGCTCTGTTAGACTTGCAGCAAAAAAACTCTGTAATTACCGCAGAAGTGACCACAGTTCACTTTGCTTGGGTGAGCGATCGCGCTTTAAGAGCCTATATTGCCACCAAAGAACCCCTTAACTGTGCCGGAGCATTCGCCATTGAAGGTAAAGGGGGTTTATTTGTCGAGCGTATAGAAGGCTGTCATATGAACGTCATTGGCCTGAGCTTACCTTGCTTGCGATCGATGGTCGATCAATTGGGCTACGACATCACCCAATGGTGGGAACCATCAACCCATTAA
- a CDS encoding sensor histidine kinase translates to MIALVTLNLVIVGVIAIELTRQTQEQRISELQEERSLSLANKVRSRLDDLQKELSYLQKIRSLTEIDPTIQHRLLEGLTRQNDAYEMIAIINENGNVLTAIAPYSSADPIDLVRSSIANQQMTTAIQEQTLYSQHITFDEDLRVPVMTLVLPLQNLHGQPQGILFATINLNFLNFILAQVQIGQTGYVYILDEYNRVIVEKLTAEDAYKEINLAPLNNLSLITTLNTQIAGSVNIYQGLRNLPVFGSSAFIYGVNWRVIVELPTSEVYAPLRRLVIVILLVLVLAIFISTLLSIKIAQILVSPLEILTQAANEISNGNFSTRLTVKQDNEWGVLANAFNSMNDEIQSSFQKMEVKNAELSDTLSKLQNTQIQLVHNEKMSSLGQLVAGIAHEINNPINFIYGNLIYTESYAENLLDAIETYESVYPDPDRKIAEKLEEIDIDFIKKDFPKLLKSIKMGSNRVRDIVDSLRNFSRLDEANMKESNIHEGIDNTLVILQNQTKDNGDQKAIEIIKIYEDLPLIECYPAQLNQVFMNLLNNAIDALEPFRHSGTDRLPQISISTSQEERGNIVIRIADNGSGIPDEIKQRIFDPFFTTKPIGQGTGLGLSISYQIITQTHNGTLKCDSNVGEGTEFKIIIPDRIVQVGENIG, encoded by the coding sequence TTGATTGCATTAGTAACCCTCAATTTAGTCATTGTTGGAGTAATTGCCATCGAATTGACTCGACAAACTCAGGAACAACGAATTAGCGAGCTACAAGAAGAACGCTCCCTATCTCTAGCCAATAAAGTCAGAAGTCGATTAGACGATTTACAAAAAGAATTAAGCTATCTGCAAAAAATACGCAGTTTAACCGAGATCGATCCAACCATTCAACATCGTCTCTTGGAAGGGTTGACACGGCAAAATGATGCCTATGAAATGATCGCTATTATTAATGAAAATGGTAATGTATTAACCGCAATTGCACCCTATTCATCAGCTGATCCGATCGATCTTGTCCGATCTTCGATCGCCAATCAGCAAATGACTACAGCAATACAAGAACAAACGCTATATTCTCAGCACATTACATTTGATGAAGACTTGCGTGTTCCTGTCATGACCTTAGTGCTTCCCTTGCAAAATCTTCATGGACAACCTCAAGGCATTTTATTTGCAACGATTAATCTCAATTTTCTGAATTTTATTCTTGCACAAGTCCAGATTGGACAAACGGGTTATGTTTATATTCTGGACGAATACAATCGAGTAATAGTCGAAAAGCTGACAGCAGAGGACGCTTACAAAGAAATAAATTTAGCTCCTCTCAATAACCTGTCCTTAATTACAACATTAAATACCCAAATAGCCGGTTCTGTTAATATTTATCAAGGGTTGCGTAACCTCCCCGTATTTGGAAGTAGTGCTTTTATTTATGGTGTAAATTGGCGTGTGATTGTTGAATTACCCACCTCGGAAGTCTATGCTCCGCTGCGTCGTTTAGTCATAGTGATCTTGCTGGTACTCGTTCTGGCCATCTTCATTTCTACTTTGTTAAGCATTAAAATTGCTCAAATTCTCGTCTCTCCTCTAGAAATACTAACTCAGGCAGCTAATGAGATTAGTAATGGAAACTTTTCTACTCGATTAACTGTCAAGCAAGATAATGAATGGGGAGTCTTGGCAAATGCTTTTAATTCAATGAATGATGAGATCCAGTCCTCTTTCCAAAAAATGGAAGTTAAAAATGCAGAACTTTCGGATACATTATCCAAACTGCAAAATACTCAAATACAACTTGTTCACAATGAGAAAATGTCCAGTCTTGGCCAATTAGTGGCTGGGATTGCCCATGAGATCAACAATCCTATTAATTTTATTTATGGAAATCTGATTTATACAGAGAGCTATGCAGAAAACTTGCTAGATGCAATTGAAACTTATGAATCTGTTTATCCAGATCCCGATAGAAAAATTGCAGAGAAACTAGAAGAGATTGATATTGATTTTATCAAGAAAGATTTTCCTAAACTCCTAAAGTCTATTAAAATGGGGTCTAATCGTGTCCGTGATATTGTTGATTCCCTCCGCAATTTTTCCCGTCTTGATGAAGCAAATATGAAGGAGTCTAATATTCATGAAGGAATTGATAATACCCTGGTTATTCTACAAAATCAGACAAAAGATAATGGCGATCAAAAAGCCATTGAAATTATCAAGATTTATGAGGATTTACCCTTGATTGAATGTTATCCTGCACAGCTCAATCAAGTCTTTATGAATCTCCTGAATAATGCGATTGATGCTCTAGAACCATTCCGTCATTCAGGAACTGATCGATTGCCTCAAATTTCGATTTCTACATCCCAGGAAGAACGGGGAAATATTGTCATTCGTATTGCTGATAATGGTTCTGGGATTCCTGATGAGATAAAACAACGGATTTTTGACCCGTTTTTTACAACTAAACCGATTGGGCAAGGCACGGGATTGGGGTTATCCATCAGCTATCAAATTATTACCCAAACCCATAACGGAACGCTCAAATGCGATTCAAATGTAGGTGAAGGCACAGAATTTAAAATTATTATACCCGATCGCATCGTACAGGTGGGTGAGAACATAGGCTAA
- a CDS encoding alpha/beta hydrolase yields MSTVIQSIQQQVSQWMARACPLVCAGVASLCLGSSAALGAERVVLKYGPVSRSVPVEDLVEFVETGEESPIIRFILDVSNADPEQIRELLTYNIGVNVLFVDRVFYSLPGEYVLFELGFLFSTRSGKANIQALRSAITLSASDDGQISLLEFLQNYPTEGLYVDGQRVQRVANDAIAFVERIGVRLELPIAIVKDFLSSVVCDCEEFESP; encoded by the coding sequence ATGTCTACAGTTATACAGTCCATTCAACAACAGGTTTCTCAGTGGATGGCTCGCGCCTGTCCCCTAGTGTGCGCGGGTGTGGCGAGTCTGTGTTTAGGTAGTTCAGCCGCTCTCGGTGCTGAACGGGTAGTGTTGAAGTATGGCCCCGTTTCTCGGTCAGTTCCTGTTGAAGATCTAGTTGAGTTTGTGGAAACGGGAGAGGAATCCCCGATTATTCGATTTATTCTGGATGTTTCCAATGCCGATCCAGAGCAGATACGCGAGTTATTAACCTATAACATAGGGGTTAATGTATTATTCGTGGATCGGGTATTTTACTCCTTACCCGGAGAGTATGTACTCTTTGAATTAGGCTTTTTATTTAGTACCCGGTCAGGAAAAGCCAATATTCAAGCCTTGCGCTCTGCAATTACCCTATCTGCCAGTGATGATGGCCAGATTTCTCTGTTAGAGTTCTTGCAAAACTATCCCACGGAAGGTCTCTATGTGGATGGACAGCGAGTGCAACGAGTGGCCAATGATGCGATCGCTTTTGTGGAGCGCATTGGGGTAAGGTTAGAGTTACCGATCGCCATTGTCAAAGATTTTCTCAGTAGCGTTGTCTGCGACTGCGAAGAATTCGAGAGTCCCTGA
- the pirA gene encoding arginine synthesis PII-interacting regulator PirA, whose product MKLFYRGIEYNRKPLPIDIQEEDLIAKYRGRTYRVNRYPRHLPVPQSPMDLRYRGIEYKTHQCDEPTYPGLQRPTHQLQSAQSELTIELAAAHCQNILKSLEHRLQVAQDKGDRTLVSQLERERNELYNGGFCSLGFQ is encoded by the coding sequence ATGAAACTCTTTTATCGCGGTATAGAATACAACCGTAAACCCCTACCGATCGACATACAAGAAGAAGATTTGATTGCCAAATATCGGGGTCGTACCTATCGGGTGAATCGCTACCCCAGACACCTCCCTGTCCCTCAATCGCCGATGGATTTAAGATACCGTGGGATCGAGTATAAAACCCACCAATGTGACGAACCCACCTATCCAGGTTTACAACGCCCAACCCATCAGCTCCAGTCCGCTCAATCAGAATTGACCATTGAACTGGCTGCGGCCCATTGTCAGAATATCCTCAAAAGTCTGGAACACCGCTTGCAAGTAGCCCAAGATAAAGGCGATCGTACCCTAGTTTCCCAATTAGAACGCGAACGCAACGAACTCTATAACGGTGGGTTTTGCTCGTTAGGATTTCAATAG
- a CDS encoding tetratricopeptide repeat protein translates to MTLSLCIIVKNEEQNLPACLKSVKDVVDQMVVLDTGSSDRTVDIAKQWGAQVEYFEWCNDFAIARNESLKYAQGDWILVLDADEHLNPSAINPLKQAITSEEHLVINLIRHEIGATQSPYSLVSRLFRNHPQVQFTRPYHAIVDDSVEALLKTEPHWKIGNLPTIAIDHYGYQPSIIAAQNKAERAKLAMEAYLNEHPRDPYTCSKLGALYSQMGEVKRGIEVLKSALSQETTNLVRFELYYHLALAYTRLENIPKAIKYYQQAIALDIFPPLKLGAYNNLGNLLQAQGNLGNALLMYQKTVEIDPTFAKGYFNRGMAFKTLGKLDSAIAAYRKAIQYNPQYAQAYQNLGVAYLKGGNVPESLKAFKEAIALYKGINPSQGERLRQELSAMGFPEL, encoded by the coding sequence ATGACATTAAGCTTGTGCATTATTGTTAAAAATGAAGAGCAGAATCTTCCCGCTTGTCTGAAAAGTGTGAAAGATGTGGTCGATCAAATGGTGGTGTTGGATACCGGATCGAGCGATCGCACGGTGGACATTGCCAAGCAATGGGGGGCACAGGTTGAATACTTTGAATGGTGCAATGATTTTGCGATCGCCCGTAATGAGTCCCTCAAATATGCACAGGGAGACTGGATTTTAGTCTTAGATGCTGATGAACACTTGAATCCCAGCGCAATTAACCCCCTAAAACAGGCCATAACCTCTGAAGAGCATTTAGTCATTAACCTAATTCGTCATGAAATTGGAGCCACTCAATCTCCCTATTCTCTGGTTTCTCGTCTGTTTCGCAATCATCCCCAAGTGCAATTTACCCGCCCCTATCATGCGATTGTGGATGATTCCGTCGAAGCACTGTTAAAAACAGAACCCCATTGGAAAATTGGAAATTTACCCACGATCGCGATCGATCATTATGGCTATCAACCGAGTATTATCGCCGCTCAAAATAAGGCAGAGCGGGCAAAACTCGCCATGGAAGCCTATTTAAACGAACACCCGCGTGACCCCTACACTTGCAGCAAATTAGGCGCACTCTACAGCCAAATGGGAGAGGTAAAACGGGGAATTGAAGTATTGAAAAGTGCCCTTTCTCAGGAAACCACCAATTTAGTCCGCTTTGAACTCTATTATCATTTGGCACTAGCCTACACTCGCCTGGAAAATATTCCCAAAGCTATCAAGTATTATCAACAGGCGATCGCCCTAGATATTTTCCCCCCCTTAAAACTGGGTGCTTATAATAACTTGGGAAACTTGCTCCAGGCTCAAGGAAACCTGGGAAATGCCCTATTAATGTACCAGAAAACCGTAGAAATCGATCCCACGTTTGCGAAGGGTTATTTTAACCGAGGGATGGCATTTAAGACTTTAGGAAAACTTGACAGTGCGATCGCTGCTTATCGCAAAGCCATACAATATAATCCCCAATATGCCCAAGCTTATCAAAACTTAGGAGTGGCCTATCTCAAAGGAGGCAATGTTCCCGAAAGCTTAAAAGCATTTAAAGAAGCGATCGCCCTTTACAAAGGCATCAATCCCTCACAAGGCGAGAGACTTCGCCAAGAACTCTCTGCTATGGGATTTCCTGAACTGTAA
- a CDS encoding serine/threonine-protein kinase, which translates to MANEQASNKLVQFPKTVTWETDLARLCGEDELFRDRYQLYKLLGRGGFGVTFLAKDLSATQQPWCVIKQLCPKVKHPKGLERARRCFRREARILSQLGNHPQIPQMFDYFEENGEFYLVQEYIQGRTLSREIRHRGQYSEALVKSFLLEILPLLKFIHEQGVVHRDIKPPNIIRRHSRMESSPGELVLIDFGAVKELIRETESNHTITATASTAFVGTFGFSPPEQLALRPTYASDLYALGITCVYMLTGNFSADDELPHFRSKQWWRNQVEVSDLLADVVDKMLAVDLKERYSSAQEVLTAIDLAPHLESLNECLTHQAQPEEPESEEYASPAQRRAQEIRARMERLQKRQKLGNHHFPKHW; encoded by the coding sequence ATGGCGAATGAACAAGCCTCCAATAAATTAGTCCAGTTTCCCAAAACTGTGACCTGGGAAACCGACCTGGCGCGTCTATGTGGAGAAGACGAGTTATTTCGCGATCGCTATCAACTCTATAAACTCCTGGGAAGAGGTGGCTTTGGAGTCACTTTTTTGGCCAAAGATTTAAGTGCAACCCAACAGCCTTGGTGTGTGATTAAACAACTTTGTCCTAAAGTAAAACACCCTAAAGGACTCGAACGGGCCCGTCGTTGCTTTCGCCGAGAAGCCAGAATTCTCAGCCAGTTAGGTAACCATCCCCAAATTCCACAAATGTTCGATTATTTTGAGGAAAATGGAGAGTTTTATCTCGTTCAAGAATATATTCAAGGGCGAACTCTCTCCCGTGAGATCCGACATCGAGGGCAATATTCTGAAGCCTTAGTGAAATCTTTTTTGCTGGAAATTTTACCCCTATTGAAGTTTATTCATGAGCAAGGAGTAGTCCATCGTGATATTAAACCCCCTAATATTATTCGCCGACACAGTAGAATGGAATCCTCCCCAGGAGAGTTAGTTTTAATCGATTTTGGAGCCGTCAAAGAGTTAATCCGAGAAACCGAATCGAATCATACAATAACGGCTACTGCTTCTACTGCTTTTGTGGGAACTTTTGGCTTTTCTCCCCCCGAACAGTTAGCCTTACGCCCCACCTACGCCAGCGATCTTTATGCCCTAGGAATTACTTGTGTTTATATGCTGACCGGGAACTTTTCCGCTGATGACGAACTGCCCCATTTTCGTTCTAAACAATGGTGGCGTAATCAGGTAGAAGTTAGCGATCTTTTGGCTGATGTTGTTGATAAAATGTTGGCGGTGGATCTCAAGGAGCGATATAGTTCAGCCCAAGAGGTTCTTACCGCTATTGATCTAGCCCCCCATCTAGAAAGTTTAAATGAGTGTCTCACCCATCAAGCCCAACCTGAAGAACCGGAATCTGAGGAATATGCATCTCCAGCCCAGCGCCGCGCTCAAGAAATTCGAGCGCGTATGGAACGTTTGCAAAAACGGCAAAAGTTGGGGAATCACCATTTCCCCAAGCATTGGTAG